One part of the Gadus macrocephalus chromosome 8, ASM3116895v1 genome encodes these proteins:
- the tmem275a gene encoding transmembrane protein 275 encodes MVITPVPKKGSTPTEARRRRTSRPQGLPSPALCCACGLCIMLAGMNITLVGAFAFSTLLPSGNPPIIIGPILLLVAFSFFGACCVCSRLPPAQGSLRAKVGGGRGAGLMGAGGLAGGATFEIETSEHTLQDTTAVQLSPTSSPGSSPRASSPAEGEGPADCKVFTTEADGGGVSSDAVAAAFYSAAASSSSGGGEVRLNLPREEAS; translated from the coding sequence ATGGTGATCACCCCGGTCCCCAAGAAGGGCTCGACCCCGACGGAGGCCAGGAGGCGGCGGACGTCCCGCCCCCAAGGCCTGCCCTCTCCGGCGCTGTGCTGCGCCTGCGGCCTGTGCATCATGCTGGCGGGCATGAACATCACCCTGGTGGGGGCCTTCGCCTTCAGCACCCTGCTGCCGTCCGGGAACCCGCCCATCATCATCGGCCCcatcctgctgctggtggcctTCTCCTTCTTCGGGGCGTGCTGCGTGTGCAGCCGCCTGCCCCCCGCCCAGGGCTCGCTGCGGGCCAAGGTgggcgggggccggggggccgggctGATGGGGGCCGGCGGGCTGGCCGGCGGCGCCACCTTCGAGATCGAGACAAGCGAGCACACGCTGCAGGACACCACGGCGGTGCAGCTCAGCCCCACCTCCTCGCCGGGCTCCTCCCCCCGCGCCTCCAGCCCCGCGGAGGGGGAGGGCCCGGCCGACTGTAAGGTGTTCACCACCGAGGcggacggagggggggtgtcgTCCGACGCCGTCGCCGCCGCCTTCTACTCGGCGGCGGCGTCGTcgtcgtcgggggggggggaggtgaggctCAACCTGCCGCGGGAGGAGGCGTCGTAG
- the LOC132462669 gene encoding zinc finger and BTB domain-containing protein 17-like isoform X2, whose amino-acid sequence MVNYCMVPRCTNKTRKGRAVSFHNLPRDSERCKQWLRMINHPKIGEDIEAIKQQKVCSIHFKPEDFEFNALGMKRAALLNTAIPSIFTFPDQDEQPGTSGTSGGKRICLKTRRTSAAALLSSSEDDVELQSAPMLSTPGMNLPAVQAQFSPCPSAPGLNTSASILEVGETVKSPKLSSSEDKGVCQMCGQPTSSEIIFDSGRRTVKWMCLGGHSGTCATSPDLTEEPETAPCVESCPELTFDLSEFNFDEENNGSNEEGEEAEVENNSPSEEEEEEEDEEEKDDCDSDWQSHDSDRLSEDSGESGSGESGSDSESELPKNKKTRELCPECGAFFYTSKAHTCEYKIKPFSCNDCGKRCVDANSLKLHSAIHKESYKHLCKFCLAPFKTKLDKHAHEEAHAPCYKPYKCPDCSEAFTKILARNQHLKGHRGPKRYTCPHCPMEFRNENHMERHIVVHTGMRQHVCEFCSRSFNQPGHLKSHLRVHTGEKPFQCQHCDKSFNHNVSLKSHVVRYHKEGASDPSGPAPRSNRTLRETLGRPKGRPKRNAATSAVPVVQGEAPDPTTTTTTAAAEASGKGWFRRDSSEDIDGDSDWSDGDPSPELTEEDKREGSKEVSKSKRKASQRSKTDYIVEKDSESDADSDHEEEAKKRKCVKSQET is encoded by the exons ATGGTGAACTATTGCATGGTGCCGAGATGTacaaacaagacaaggaaaggACGAGCAGTAAGTTTTCACAACCTACCTAGAGATTCGGAGCGATGCAAACAGTGGCTCCGGATGATCAATCACCCGAAAATTGGAGAAGACATAGAAGCTATTAAACAACAGAAGGTTTGCAGTATCCATTTCAAGCCGGAAGACTTCGAATTCAATGCCCTAGGAATGAAGAGAGCCGCTCTTTTGAATACCGCCATTCCATCGATATTTACCTTTCCAGATCAAGATGAACAGCCTGGGACGTCTGGAACTAGCGGCGGTAAACGCATTTGCCTGAAG ACTAGAAGGACGTCTGCTGCTGCTTTATTGTCGTCATCGGAAGACGATGTGGAACTTCAGTCAGCACCAATGTTGTCAACACCAGGCATGAATCTTCCCGCTGTCCAAGCACAGTTT TCACCATGCCCAAGTGCCCCTGGCCTCAATACCAGTGCAAGCATCCTTGAAGTTGGTGAAACCGTCAAAAGCCCCAAATTGTCGTCATCAGAAGATAAAGGTGTTTGCCAGATGTGCGGGCAACCGACCTCTTCAGAGATCATCTTTGATTCTGGGAGGAGGACGGTGAAATGGATGTGTCTTGGGGGACATTCTGGAACTTGTGCAACTTCACCTGACCTAACAGAAGAACCAGAG ACTGCACCATGTGTGGAGAGCTGCCCTGAGCTAACCTTTGACCTATCAGAGTTTAACTTTGATGAGGAAAACAATGGTTCAAatgaagaaggagaggaagctGAAGTAGAGAACAACTCTCCaagtgaagaagaagaggaagaagaagatgaagaggagaaggatgacTGCGATTCAGACTGGCAAAGCCACGATTCGGATCGATTGAGTGAAGACTCGGGTGAAAGCGGCTCGGGTGAAAGCGGCTCGG ATTCGGAATCTGAATTGCCTAAAAACAAAAAGACCCGTGAACTTTGTCCAGAATGCGGTGCCTTTTTCTATACCAGCAAGGCGCATACATGCGAGTATAAAATCAAACCGTTTTCCTGCAACGATTGTGGCAAGAGATGCGTGGACGCAAACTCCCTCAAACTCCATAGCGCGATCCACAAGGAAAGCTATAAGCACCTCTGCAAGTTCTGTTTGGCCCCCTTTAAAACAAAACTTGACAAACATGCCCATGAGGAAGCCCACGCCCCCTGTTATAAACCATACAAATGCCCTGACTGTTCCGAGGCGTTTACCAAAATCCTTGCCCGCAACCAACACTTGAAAGGACACCGGGGCCCCAAAAGATATACATGTCCCCATTGTCCGATGGAGTTCCGCAATGAGAACCACATGGAACGACACATCGTGGTGCACACTGGTATGAGGCAGCACGTGTGTGAGTTCTGCAGTCGCTCCTTCAACCAGCCGGGCCACCTTAAATCCCACCTGCGTGtgcacaccggggagaagcccttccAGTGCCAGCACTGTGACAAGAGCTTCAATCACAACGTGAGCCTGAAGAGTCACGTTGTGAGGTACCATAAAGAGGGAGCTTCCGATCCCAGTGGACCCGCGCCGCGGAGCAATAGGACGCTGCGGGAAACCTTGGGTCGACCCAAAGGAAGGCCCAAAAGAAACGCAGCTACAAGCGCTGTTCCCGTCGTGCAAGGGGAGGCCCCggacccaaccaccaccaccaccaccgccgcagcCGAGGCGTCGGGGAAGGGCTGGTTCAGGAGAGACTCTTCCGAGGACATTGACGGTGATAGTGATTGGAGTGACGGGGATCCATCCCCTGAACTGACAGAAGAGGACAAGAGGGAGGGGAGCAAGGAAGTGAGTAAGAGCAAACGGAAAGCCAGCCAGAGATCCAAGACCGATTATATTGTAGAGAAGGATTCTGAGAGCGACGCCGACAGTGACCATGAGGAGGAGGCTAAGAAGAGGAAATGTGTCAAAAGTCAGGAAACATAG
- the LOC132462669 gene encoding zinc finger protein 3 homolog isoform X3 — protein sequence MNSLGRLELAATRRTSAAALLSSSEDDVELQSAPMLSTPGMNLPAVQAQFSPCPSAPGLNTSASILEVGETVKSPKLSSSEDKGVCQMCGQPTSSEIIFDSGRRTVKWMCLGGHSGTCATSPDLTEEPETAPCVESCPELTFDLSEFNFDEENNGSNEEGEEAEVENNSPSEEEEEEEDEEEKDDCDSDWQSHDSDRLSEDSGESGSGESGSGESGSGESGSDSESELPKNKKTRELCPECGAFFYTSKAHTCEYKIKPFSCNDCGKRCVDANSLKLHSAIHKESYKHLCKFCLAPFKTKLDKHAHEEAHAPCYKPYKCPDCSEAFTKILARNQHLKGHRGPKRYTCPHCPMEFRNENHMERHIVVHTGMRQHVCEFCSRSFNQPGHLKSHLRVHTGEKPFQCQHCDKSFNHNVSLKSHVVRYHKEGASDPSGPAPRSNRTLRETLGRPKGRPKRNAATSAVPVVQGEAPDPTTTTTTAAAEASGKGWFRRDSSEDIDGDSDWSDGDPSPELTEEDKREGSKEVSKSKRKASQRSKTDYIVEKDSESDADSDHEEEAKKRKCVKSQET from the exons ATGAACAGCCTGGGACGTCTGGAACTAGCGGCG ACTAGAAGGACGTCTGCTGCTGCTTTATTGTCGTCATCGGAAGACGATGTGGAACTTCAGTCAGCACCAATGTTGTCAACACCAGGCATGAATCTTCCCGCTGTCCAAGCACAGTTT TCACCATGCCCAAGTGCCCCTGGCCTCAATACCAGTGCAAGCATCCTTGAAGTTGGTGAAACCGTCAAAAGCCCCAAATTGTCGTCATCAGAAGATAAAGGTGTTTGCCAGATGTGCGGGCAACCGACCTCTTCAGAGATCATCTTTGATTCTGGGAGGAGGACGGTGAAATGGATGTGTCTTGGGGGACATTCTGGAACTTGTGCAACTTCACCTGACCTAACAGAAGAACCAGAG ACTGCACCATGTGTGGAGAGCTGCCCTGAGCTAACCTTTGACCTATCAGAGTTTAACTTTGATGAGGAAAACAATGGTTCAAatgaagaaggagaggaagctGAAGTAGAGAACAACTCTCCaagtgaagaagaagaggaagaagaagatgaagaggagaaggatgacTGCGATTCAGACTGGCAAAGCCACGATTCGGATCGATTGAGTGAAGACTCGGGTGAAAGCGGCTCGGGTGAAAGCGGCTCGGGTGAAAGCGGCTCGGGTGAAAGCGGCTCAGATTCGGAATCTGAATTGCCTAAAAACAAAAAGACCCGTGAACTTTGTCCAGAATGCGGTGCCTTTTTCTATACCAGCAAGGCGCATACATGCGAGTATAAAATCAAACCGTTTTCCTGCAACGATTGTGGCAAGAGATGCGTGGACGCAAACTCCCTCAAACTCCATAGCGCGATCCACAAGGAAAGCTATAAGCACCTCTGCAAGTTCTGTTTGGCCCCCTTTAAAACAAAACTTGACAAACATGCCCATGAGGAAGCCCACGCCCCCTGTTATAAACCATACAAATGCCCTGACTGTTCCGAGGCGTTTACCAAAATCCTTGCCCGCAACCAACACTTGAAAGGACACCGGGGCCCCAAAAGATATACATGTCCCCATTGTCCGATGGAGTTCCGCAATGAGAACCACATGGAACGACACATCGTGGTGCACACTGGTATGAGGCAGCACGTGTGTGAGTTCTGCAGTCGCTCCTTCAACCAGCCGGGCCACCTTAAATCCCACCTGCGTGtgcacaccggggagaagcccttccAGTGCCAGCACTGTGACAAGAGCTTCAATCACAACGTGAGCCTGAAGAGTCACGTTGTGAGGTACCATAAAGAGGGAGCTTCCGATCCCAGTGGACCCGCGCCGCGGAGCAATAGGACGCTGCGGGAAACCTTGGGTCGACCCAAAGGAAGGCCCAAAAGAAACGCAGCTACAAGCGCTGTTCCCGTCGTGCAAGGGGAGGCCCCggacccaaccaccaccaccaccaccgccgcagcCGAGGCGTCGGGGAAGGGCTGGTTCAGGAGAGACTCTTCCGAGGACATTGACGGTGATAGTGATTGGAGTGACGGGGATCCATCCCCTGAACTGACAGAAGAGGACAAGAGGGAGGGGAGCAAGGAAGTGAGTAAGAGCAAACGGAAAGCCAGCCAGAGATCCAAGACCGATTATATTGTAGAGAAGGATTCTGAGAGCGACGCCGACAGTGACCATGAGGAGGAGGCTAAGAAGAGGAAATGTGTCAAAAGTCAGGAAACATAG
- the LOC132462669 gene encoding gastrula zinc finger protein 5-1-like isoform X1, with protein MVNYCMVPRCTNKTRKGRAVSFHNLPRDSERCKQWLRMINHPKIGEDIEAIKQQKVCSIHFKPEDFEFNALGMKRAALLNTAIPSIFTFPDQDEQPGTSGTSGGKRICLKTRRTSAAALLSSSEDDVELQSAPMLSTPGMNLPAVQAQFSPCPSAPGLNTSASILEVGETVKSPKLSSSEDKGVCQMCGQPTSSEIIFDSGRRTVKWMCLGGHSGTCATSPDLTEEPETAPCVESCPELTFDLSEFNFDEENNGSNEEGEEAEVENNSPSEEEEEEEDEEEKDDCDSDWQSHDSDRLSEDSGESGSGESGSGESGSGESGSDSESELPKNKKTRELCPECGAFFYTSKAHTCEYKIKPFSCNDCGKRCVDANSLKLHSAIHKESYKHLCKFCLAPFKTKLDKHAHEEAHAPCYKPYKCPDCSEAFTKILARNQHLKGHRGPKRYTCPHCPMEFRNENHMERHIVVHTGMRQHVCEFCSRSFNQPGHLKSHLRVHTGEKPFQCQHCDKSFNHNVSLKSHVVRYHKEGASDPSGPAPRSNRTLRETLGRPKGRPKRNAATSAVPVVQGEAPDPTTTTTTAAAEASGKGWFRRDSSEDIDGDSDWSDGDPSPELTEEDKREGSKEVSKSKRKASQRSKTDYIVEKDSESDADSDHEEEAKKRKCVKSQET; from the exons ATGGTGAACTATTGCATGGTGCCGAGATGTacaaacaagacaaggaaaggACGAGCAGTAAGTTTTCACAACCTACCTAGAGATTCGGAGCGATGCAAACAGTGGCTCCGGATGATCAATCACCCGAAAATTGGAGAAGACATAGAAGCTATTAAACAACAGAAGGTTTGCAGTATCCATTTCAAGCCGGAAGACTTCGAATTCAATGCCCTAGGAATGAAGAGAGCCGCTCTTTTGAATACCGCCATTCCATCGATATTTACCTTTCCAGATCAAGATGAACAGCCTGGGACGTCTGGAACTAGCGGCGGTAAACGCATTTGCCTGAAG ACTAGAAGGACGTCTGCTGCTGCTTTATTGTCGTCATCGGAAGACGATGTGGAACTTCAGTCAGCACCAATGTTGTCAACACCAGGCATGAATCTTCCCGCTGTCCAAGCACAGTTT TCACCATGCCCAAGTGCCCCTGGCCTCAATACCAGTGCAAGCATCCTTGAAGTTGGTGAAACCGTCAAAAGCCCCAAATTGTCGTCATCAGAAGATAAAGGTGTTTGCCAGATGTGCGGGCAACCGACCTCTTCAGAGATCATCTTTGATTCTGGGAGGAGGACGGTGAAATGGATGTGTCTTGGGGGACATTCTGGAACTTGTGCAACTTCACCTGACCTAACAGAAGAACCAGAG ACTGCACCATGTGTGGAGAGCTGCCCTGAGCTAACCTTTGACCTATCAGAGTTTAACTTTGATGAGGAAAACAATGGTTCAAatgaagaaggagaggaagctGAAGTAGAGAACAACTCTCCaagtgaagaagaagaggaagaagaagatgaagaggagaaggatgacTGCGATTCAGACTGGCAAAGCCACGATTCGGATCGATTGAGTGAAGACTCGGGTGAAAGCGGCTCGGGTGAAAGCGGCTCGGGTGAAAGCGGCTCGGGTGAAAGCGGCTCAGATTCGGAATCTGAATTGCCTAAAAACAAAAAGACCCGTGAACTTTGTCCAGAATGCGGTGCCTTTTTCTATACCAGCAAGGCGCATACATGCGAGTATAAAATCAAACCGTTTTCCTGCAACGATTGTGGCAAGAGATGCGTGGACGCAAACTCCCTCAAACTCCATAGCGCGATCCACAAGGAAAGCTATAAGCACCTCTGCAAGTTCTGTTTGGCCCCCTTTAAAACAAAACTTGACAAACATGCCCATGAGGAAGCCCACGCCCCCTGTTATAAACCATACAAATGCCCTGACTGTTCCGAGGCGTTTACCAAAATCCTTGCCCGCAACCAACACTTGAAAGGACACCGGGGCCCCAAAAGATATACATGTCCCCATTGTCCGATGGAGTTCCGCAATGAGAACCACATGGAACGACACATCGTGGTGCACACTGGTATGAGGCAGCACGTGTGTGAGTTCTGCAGTCGCTCCTTCAACCAGCCGGGCCACCTTAAATCCCACCTGCGTGtgcacaccggggagaagcccttccAGTGCCAGCACTGTGACAAGAGCTTCAATCACAACGTGAGCCTGAAGAGTCACGTTGTGAGGTACCATAAAGAGGGAGCTTCCGATCCCAGTGGACCCGCGCCGCGGAGCAATAGGACGCTGCGGGAAACCTTGGGTCGACCCAAAGGAAGGCCCAAAAGAAACGCAGCTACAAGCGCTGTTCCCGTCGTGCAAGGGGAGGCCCCggacccaaccaccaccaccaccaccgccgcagcCGAGGCGTCGGGGAAGGGCTGGTTCAGGAGAGACTCTTCCGAGGACATTGACGGTGATAGTGATTGGAGTGACGGGGATCCATCCCCTGAACTGACAGAAGAGGACAAGAGGGAGGGGAGCAAGGAAGTGAGTAAGAGCAAACGGAAAGCCAGCCAGAGATCCAAGACCGATTATATTGTAGAGAAGGATTCTGAGAGCGACGCCGACAGTGACCATGAGGAGGAGGCTAAGAAGAGGAAATGTGTCAAAAGTCAGGAAACATAG
- the kncn gene encoding kinocilin, which translates to MTPVSVGEYHGLRVGSALLCIVAGCIIIGVSRECDADAVGGIFLGAGGLGLVISIFPLVKAWVNINPVLPTLGNFRVHPIPSNPTPEQPADTMRREGTQSQLNPEPSKSRMGTFVEGGAAGESNPEEGMSSDGPDILSRRIFKQSVTEQELP; encoded by the exons ATGACCCCCGTCAGCGTGGGAGAGTACCACGGGCTGAGGGTGGGCTCGGCCCTTCTCTGCATCGTGGCCGGCTGCATCATCATCGGCGTGTCCCGGGAGTGTGACGCCGACGCGGTGGGAGGAATCTTCCTGGGAGCGGGGGGCCTGG GTTTGGTGATATCCATCTTTCCCTTGGTAAAGGCGTGGGTTAACATCAACCCTGTGCTCCCAACTCTTG GCAACTTCCGAGTTCACCCTATCCCCTCAAATCCCACACCGGAGCAACCCGCAGATACAATGAGACGGGAAg GGACCCAGAGCCAGCTGAATCCGGAACCTTCCAAGAGCCGGATGGGGACCTTTGTGGAaggtggagcagcaggagaaAGCAACCCAGAGGAGGG GATGTCCTCTGATGGGCCAGACATCTTGTCAAGGAGGATATTCAAGCAGTCTGTTACCGAACAGGAACTGCCATGa